The nucleotide sequence TTGCTGGATCTTCTAACGCCAATAGCGTTTTGGTTGTAAGTATTTTGTACCAAGTCAAAGGTTTTAAGGTACTCTACTTCTCGCGATAATGTTCGACACCACTGATCTGTTTAAGTTTTTAATTTTGTACGAGATTAGATGATACATAGATGTCAATCAGCTAAATTACCTTAGCAAACACttcccactctgtacagaaaGTTTTTGCTTTGCTTGTTGTAACAGTGTTTGCGTGTTACTGTTTTTGCGAGTGCATATTTCTAAGTTTCCAAACATTCGTGTTTGACGatcatgaagaaaaaaaaaacaagtcgcgtttagcgaaattaatacatttagtcatcCTGTCGATCTCACAGAACGTATTTAAAAACAGTATTTAGAAACTGAACATACTGCATttgttttcaccaagacagagTTTTTCGATACCCCGCAGCCGAGAAAGCGATCACGATCACGTGCAAAGCGTACCGGCCCGCTgatcgcttgaagtgacaagctAATATAGCGCAGTAGCGCTTGCGCTCAACAGGAAAGCGCGGTTTTCTTTATTCTtaataactttctgagcttgtttctaATCCCAACATAACATAtcgtttttggattcaggaaataataaagaatcagatgaaatcatttttggatcgataaTAAGATATTAATGTAACAATTTTTGTTCGACTTTAAATGACCAAATTCATGAATTAAcctttaagcttccaagctgaaatacaatcgcatagtccgggcttcgtcgaagattgcttgaccaaaatttcaatcaatttaatcgAAAGTAGACTAACAGTTGCGGTGAtaccctcctcactgccaaGTTCCAATTAGTCACAGCAAAAATCGGCTATCACGTGTTAGCTCCATTTATACAGAGTGAGCCTCATATCAAAGGAAAGTGCAGAGTattaggaacacaacggtaccaaaatcatTTTGAGTCAAGAGTtttggtcaagaaacaaagacgcacgaagcaattgaaaaTCGTGACTTTCGTACGTTACAGATTAGGTTACCTTCACCTTAATTCATGTTTTCTTTTGAAATGTTGTTCTCAGTCCGGGACCGGTGTGAACGTGCAGGCGGCTGCAAATCTCTTGCACCTGGCCAGTACCATGTTGGCACAAGCGCAGTCCACAGGTAACACTGACCAAAGCTCAAATACGTCTCTCCAGATTTCAATATACATATGAATACATTTACCCGTTTGTTTAAAGACTCAGTCAAAGAGGGATACATATAGTTGCTCGCATGATGTTATGGTTACTCATTGGTTGACTATAAATAAATCACAATTACGCAACTTGCTGAAGAATTGATCTCGCTTCCATCCGGGTCAAACTGACGCGTGTTTCTCAGTTTCAAGGGAGACTTGCTCGCGGCTAGCCTATCGCGAAGCTGGGAGTGAATATGAAACGGTTTGATGGCTAACTAAGCAAGAATTAATTTAACACCTTTGGTGGATACCGAAAGGATCATCTGCACTGTTCAGTAAACGGCCACGAACAGCCAATCGGATTGGGAGCAGTGTGGCGGCCATTTTTTCTCGCGTAGCGAGCACCTCCAAGGCAAGCTAGCGTTCTCTCGCCAAATCCTAGCGTTCCTCGCGGCGAGAATTTCCCAAGAAACGGTTCTCAGATCTGTGTGTTTATAGTAGTCTCGTTTAGTCTAATGTTTTGCtcgtattcttttttttctctgattTAAAACAATCATATCCTCTGAATCTTCATTCTTTTTCTGCGGCATTATTTTTGCCGTTTTCTAAAAACATAAATATTCTATCATTTCTctcgtatttaaaaaaaacaagttttcTAGAATAGTTACATCTTCTCTACTCTATCATTTACTTTTCTCGCgctattttttctttttctgaccACAGCAGGTATCGACTTCGGAACTTTGCACAGAGACGTTGAGCAGGTGTCTGCCCAGACCATGCTTCTTCTGGACAGCCTCCCATCGACAGGTAAGAAGGAATGCATGAAACTAACACGTGTGTTCGCTTCTAGTGTTCTGAGTATTCATTTGTTTCCAGAATGGTTGGAATGAACAAATTGCACATCTTAAATTGTATACCTGATTTTAACTTTAACCACGTGCAATTCCTTAAGAAGTTGTCACGTGTTTGAGCTGACATAAGCTACGTTCAGTGCAATTAATCAGTGGCCTCCTGGGAAATGTATgccattcctctctctctccatgtctctttgtctgtcgctttctctctcagtctctccctcacacacacactcacactcactcactcacacacacacacacacacacacacacacacacatacaccctcacacacacacacatacacacacacacacaccctcacctacacacacacacacaacacacacacacacacacacacacacacacacacacacacacacacactcacacacacacataaatatacacatacacacatatacacacatacacacacgcacgcacgcacacacacacacacacacatacacatatacacactcacaccctcacacacacacatacacacacacacacacacacacacacatacacatacacatacacacgcccaaacacacacacacacacacacacacacacacacacacgcacacagctggccagccagccagccagccagccagacagacaagcaaagaAACACTTGTAGTGGAATACACGTCAGTTTACACACGAACGCTCGTACTTCGAATTCTAATCTTAAAAAACCAAATGATAGCATGAAAAATTGATTTGATTTCAGAGACCAATCTGGCCGCTGAACTGTCTGAGGCACTGTCTGCGGCCCAGTCCCTGATGACCATATCTgaaaacggtgtgtgtgtgtgtgtgtgtgtgtgtgtgtgtgtgtgtgtatgtatgtgtgtgtgtgaatgtgtgtgtgtgtatgtatgtgtgtgtgtgtgtgtgtgtgtgtgtgtgccggtgtgtgtgtgtgtgtgtgccggtgtgtgtgtgtgtgtgtgtgtgtgtgtgtgtgtgtgtgtgtgtgtgtgtgtgtgtgacatataccaagaaatcaacagcctggatgCTTTCTTTGTAGAGATTCGAATTTTGCTGAAAAAATAATTTCTTAGCTAACACTGTAAACTCGCGAAATTATTTGATTGGAAAATAATCCACCCTGCACAAAAAGGCGTCTGGGTTGTTATTTAATGGGTACGAGTCCAAGTTAAGGATTCTTTCATTTCATGTGAAACATCATCACCTTCATGATAGTTTACAATGACTCGGGTCCACGCGGCATTGCCATCTCAGATGGATTTGGGCTTTGGACAATTTGACCAGAGTTTAACTCTTCGTTTCCAGACACTGCTGCAATGAGCACAGGCTTTGGACGGCTGGTTGGAGCTCTCAGGACTTTGCTGCCTCATCTGGAAGGTAAATGGAATATTCGGCTTCTTTGGTTTGAAGAGGACTATAGCTATAAGAATATAATCATGTAGGATTATATGCTTCCATAACTAATGCTCTCCAAACAATCCCTCTAAGTCGCCATCACCGAGATCTCAAtcgtcagcatcatcatcatcatcatcatcatcatcatcatcatcatcatcatcatcatcagcagcagcagcagcatcattatcagcatcatcatcatcatcatcatcatcatcatcatcatcagcatcaccatcaccatcagcATTAGCATCAGCATCAGACGTGAGTGTATACATGAACGAGAAAGGGCGAGATCTCAGTCAGGAATATGTTACTGACCCCTAATCCAGTTCGttcgattgattgattcatttatCAACTGATTATTgcaaagtttgtgtgtgtgtgtgtgcatctaaTGTCTGATTGTTGTCACTATTACTAATTAATTTATGTATTATTTgcttaatttttaattttttttgatgTAGTCATGCATTAATATGTATtcgttcatttattcattcattcattcgtttatCTATGTATCTAACtgtaacaatttaaaaaaaaaatgtattcctTTTTAATGTTCATGTATTTATTTAATTAATGCATTTATTAATGTATACGTCATTTGATAATTTCTCTACGTGTCTATCTATTTATACATGATTGAACTAtctatttgtttagtttttgatTAATGTATTATTTAATTAATCTATTTGACAGAACTGGTACCAGCAGGTACAGCAACCACCGTTGTGGCAGGGGGGGCACCTGTCAGACGAAAGCGAACgacctgtgtctgtctttgcgACTCCTCGcgatgtgtctgtctctgcgtACAGCAGCCGGGCACGCGAGCGATAGCGTAACCTCTGTTTTAATCACGTGCGGCACATGCATTGACTGATGGTGACCTTGAGAGACATTTTTAGCTGATGGTACGACCAAGTcactttgagaaaaaaaaaaaccaactttgTTGTGGAAAGTATTTGTGCTTTCCTCATGAAACATGCCTAAGAAGTGACCGACATTGGACTTGATTTAAACAATATTtgattcaaaatacatgacatgaaacaattgaaattatgcaaactcacaaaatcaagcaaacgcTTATTTTACGTGACCAAAACATTTGACTTGACGCCATTATTCGCAATGGTAGGTCTTGCTTTTGACATCAGAGATTTCACTTTGAAAGAACGAGTCAAGCAAAAAGCGTCTCATTTGAAGCTGTTGTCGTACCACTTAAAGACTTTCTTAACTCTCACAAGATCaaatctgaaaaaggagggaacGGAGCTCGCTTTGCAGAACCTGAGTTggtaaaaatgaaaagaaggaAATAAGACAAAGAAGactctgagcgaacgacgaagaagaagaagaagaagacaaagaagacgaaaataatgaaaaaataaagcacagaaaagaaaatagagGAATACATAAAATGGAAGAAAGAATGTGTTTTTGTCttctatttttttcattttttaataGGTATTTGCAACCAAAACAAGCGTCATTTAATGGAAAAAAAGAGGCCAAACATGGAAGGATATAGGCTAACTCAGTGATCACACTTCAAAGAACTGGCGGTAGGAAGTTTTAATGGTTTCAAAGCTGTCATAATTATACATAACTAATTTTCACCCTGTCTTTGACATAATTTGATATTTCCCTGGTTTTCATATAAAAATTGCCTCTGTTTTTGATGTGCATTTCATATCTATACGGTTACCTTCTTTTGTCATTTTTGGTTTTTGTCTCCTGTTTTTGTGAAGACTAACATTTTCTCAGATTAAAGACAAACTACATGATTCACGagagtttgtgtttgtgtgttctcgTGCATGTGTACGTGTATTCGTGCTTGTCGCAAGTGTATCAGCTGTGTGTGCTTGCGCGCTGGAACCAGAGAGCATCATTTACGTGCAAAGtcattcagtaggtaccaaattATTTCTCATACAATATTTTACCAAAAGCAAAAATGCACATCATACAACGAGAACAACGTActggggtcgggggggggggggggggtgcgcgcTTTGTTACCCCGGGCACTTGTATTGTCTGAAGGGGGAAGGGGAGTGAGGTGGGTGGGCGTTACAGTGTCTGCAAGAATAATTAACATGGAAGCTCTGCAGGTAACACTAAAATTGGACAACGATTGATAGTGGCCGATGTAAACCATTTCAAACTATCACATCACACTAATTCAGTGCTCAAACCGCTGATAGTGCGGCCAGCTGCCTCCAGCGTCCCCGCTTATCATTAATGGCAATGTGTCGAATTAATTTTCCTCTGACAGACAGCTACCAGTTCATCTTCAACCGACCAGGCAACTACGTTGTGCGTTCTCGGGCATCGCCTGAAAAATGGTCGACAGCGAACACGCAAAACTTTTCGACGGTTATCAAATACATGGATTATCTCCCGTGTCAGTTTTATGTCGGAGTGCTCTTGTCAGTG is from Littorina saxatilis isolate snail1 linkage group LG5, US_GU_Lsax_2.0, whole genome shotgun sequence and encodes:
- the LOC138966904 gene encoding uncharacterized protein isoform X1 → MGIGFKQIERLPASGFSRHTGSVAELQVKNMVAFPLMATLVTLAIFAGSSNANSVLVSGTGVNVQAAANLLHLASTMLAQAQSTAGIDFGTLHRDVEQVSAQTMLLLDSLPSTETNLAAELSEALSAAQSLMTISENDTAAMSTGFGRLVGALRTLLPHLEELVPAGTATTVVAGGAPVRRKRTTCVCLCDSSRCVCLCVQQPGTRAIA
- the LOC138966904 gene encoding uncharacterized protein isoform X2, coding for MGIGFKQIERLPASGFSRHTGSVAELQVKNMVAFPLMATLVTLAIFAGSSNANSVLVSGTGVNVQAAANLLHLASTMLAQAQSTGIDFGTLHRDVEQVSAQTMLLLDSLPSTETNLAAELSEALSAAQSLMTISENDTAAMSTGFGRLVGALRTLLPHLEELVPAGTATTVVAGGAPVRRKRTTCVCLCDSSRCVCLCVQQPGTRAIA